A window of the Enoplosus armatus isolate fEnoArm2 chromosome 5, fEnoArm2.hap1, whole genome shotgun sequence genome harbors these coding sequences:
- the LOC139285296 gene encoding arfaptin-2-like isoform X1, translating to MQGFFLAELHGSRQITDFIMADSIMSKAATMEIPINSNGDTGTLPEDDSLEQDLQQVMVSGPNLNETSIVSGGYGGPAGGIIPTSSIKGPAIHFNPEYLDRRRAPAPGPDIRMKSRGVSLPKSQSAASRLAQHTDQHPGSSNHNTSNSAEEVSRGVAVEKLDSVKKWGINTYKCTKQMFSERFGRGSRTVDLELEAQIDVLRDTKNKYENILRLATALTSHFQSMVQTQQALGDTFTDLSQKSPELQDEFGYNAETQKLLCKNGEALLGAINFFVSSVDTLVNKTMEDTLMTIKHYENARLEFDAYRSDLEELSLGPRDAATMVRIEMAQHDYQIHRDKYERLRSDVTIKLKFLEENKVKVMHKQLLLFHNAISAYFAGNQQQLEQTLIQFNVKLKPPGSDKPSWLEEQ from the exons ATGCAGGGATTTTTTCTGGCTGAATTACATGGAAGCAGGCAGATAAC AGATTTTATTATGGCAGACAGTATCATGAGCAAAGCTGCTACCATGGAGATCCCCATTAACAGCAATGGAGATACAGGGACTCTGCCAGAGGATGACAGCCTGGAGCAG GATTTGCAGCAGGTGATGGTGTCTGGACCCAACCTGAATGAAACCAGCATTGTTTCAGGAGGTTATGGAGGACCTGCAGGGGGCATCATTCCTACCAGCTCCATCAAAG GGCCTGCAATTCACTTCAACCCCGAGTATCTGGACAGAAGACGAGCCCCTGCACCAGGACCAG ACATTCGCATGAAATCCAGGGGTGTTAGCTTGCCTAAAAGCCAATCTGCAGCCAGTCGACTTGCCCAACACACAGACCAGCATCCAG GGTCATCGAACCATAACACTAGTAATTCGGCTGAAGAAGTTTCTCGGGGTGTGGCGGTGGAGAAATTGGACAGTGTAAAGAAATGGGGTATAAACACATACAAG TGTACGAAGCAGATGTTCTCAGAGAGGTTTGGACGAGGTTCGCGAACAGTAGACCTGGAACTGGAGGCTCAGATTGACGTGTTAAGAGACACCAAGAACAAGTATGAAAACATCCTAAGACTGGCCACTGCACTCACCAGTCATTTTCAAAGCATGGTACAGACACAACAGGCACTAGGAGACACCTTCACTGACCTCAGCCAGAAGTCTCCAGAGTTGCAG gacgAGTTTGGCTataatgcagaaacacaaaagctGTTGTGTAAGAATGGCGAGGCTCTGCTCGGAGCCATCAACTTCTTTGTGTCCAGTGTCGACACCCTGGTCAACAAAACAATGGAGGATACTCTGATGACCATTAAGCATTATGAAAACGCAAG ACTTGAGTTTGATGCCTATCGGTCTGATCTGGAGGAGCTGAGTTTGGGCCCTAGGGATGCAGCTACCATGGTCCGCATTGAGATGGCTCAGCATGACTACCAGATCCACAGAGACAAATATGAGAGACTGCGTAGTGATGTCACGATCAAGCTTAAATTCCTGGAGGAAAACAAG gtgAAGGTGATGCACAAGCAGCTGCTTCTCTTCCACAATGCTATCTCAGCTTACTTTGCTGGCAACCAGCAGCAGTTGGAACAAACTCTAATACAGTTCAATGTAAAGTTAAAGCCCCCAGGATCAGACAAGCCATCCTGGCTGGAGGAGCAGTAA
- the LOC139285296 gene encoding arfaptin-2-like isoform X2, with amino-acid sequence MADSIMSKAATMEIPINSNGDTGTLPEDDSLEQVSWSHFFSDLQQVMVSGPNLNETSIVSGGYGGPAGGIIPTSSIKGPAIHFNPEYLDRRRAPAPGPGDIRMKSRGVSLPKSQSAASRLAQHTDQHPGSSNHNTSNSAEEVSRGVAVEKLDSVKKWGINTYKCTKQMFSERFGRGSRTVDLELEAQIDVLRDTKNKYENILRLATALTSHFQSMVQTQQALGDTFTDLSQKSPELQDEFGYNAETQKLLCKNGEALLGAINFFVSSVDTLVNKTMEDTLMTIKHYENARLEFDAYRSDLEELSLGPRDAATMVRIEMAQHDYQIHRDKYERLRSDVTIKLKFLEENKVKVMHKQLLLFHNAISAYFAGNQQQLEQTLIQFNVKLKPPGSDKPSWLEEQ; translated from the exons ATGGCAGACAGTATCATGAGCAAAGCTGCTACCATGGAGATCCCCATTAACAGCAATGGAGATACAGGGACTCTGCCAGAGGATGACAGCCTGGAGCAGGTCAGTTGGTCacattttttctct GATTTGCAGCAGGTGATGGTGTCTGGACCCAACCTGAATGAAACCAGCATTGTTTCAGGAGGTTATGGAGGACCTGCAGGGGGCATCATTCCTACCAGCTCCATCAAAG GGCCTGCAATTCACTTCAACCCCGAGTATCTGGACAGAAGACGAGCCCCTGCACCAGGACCAGGTG ACATTCGCATGAAATCCAGGGGTGTTAGCTTGCCTAAAAGCCAATCTGCAGCCAGTCGACTTGCCCAACACACAGACCAGCATCCAG GGTCATCGAACCATAACACTAGTAATTCGGCTGAAGAAGTTTCTCGGGGTGTGGCGGTGGAGAAATTGGACAGTGTAAAGAAATGGGGTATAAACACATACAAG TGTACGAAGCAGATGTTCTCAGAGAGGTTTGGACGAGGTTCGCGAACAGTAGACCTGGAACTGGAGGCTCAGATTGACGTGTTAAGAGACACCAAGAACAAGTATGAAAACATCCTAAGACTGGCCACTGCACTCACCAGTCATTTTCAAAGCATGGTACAGACACAACAGGCACTAGGAGACACCTTCACTGACCTCAGCCAGAAGTCTCCAGAGTTGCAG gacgAGTTTGGCTataatgcagaaacacaaaagctGTTGTGTAAGAATGGCGAGGCTCTGCTCGGAGCCATCAACTTCTTTGTGTCCAGTGTCGACACCCTGGTCAACAAAACAATGGAGGATACTCTGATGACCATTAAGCATTATGAAAACGCAAG ACTTGAGTTTGATGCCTATCGGTCTGATCTGGAGGAGCTGAGTTTGGGCCCTAGGGATGCAGCTACCATGGTCCGCATTGAGATGGCTCAGCATGACTACCAGATCCACAGAGACAAATATGAGAGACTGCGTAGTGATGTCACGATCAAGCTTAAATTCCTGGAGGAAAACAAG gtgAAGGTGATGCACAAGCAGCTGCTTCTCTTCCACAATGCTATCTCAGCTTACTTTGCTGGCAACCAGCAGCAGTTGGAACAAACTCTAATACAGTTCAATGTAAAGTTAAAGCCCCCAGGATCAGACAAGCCATCCTGGCTGGAGGAGCAGTAA
- the LOC139285296 gene encoding arfaptin-2-like isoform X3 — MADSIMSKAATMEIPINSNGDTGTLPEDDSLEQVSWSHFFSDLQQVMVSGPNLNETSIVSGGYGGPAGGIIPTSSIKGSSNHNTSNSAEEVSRGVAVEKLDSVKKWGINTYKCTKQMFSERFGRGSRTVDLELEAQIDVLRDTKNKYENILRLATALTSHFQSMVQTQQALGDTFTDLSQKSPELQDEFGYNAETQKLLCKNGEALLGAINFFVSSVDTLVNKTMEDTLMTIKHYENARLEFDAYRSDLEELSLGPRDAATMVRIEMAQHDYQIHRDKYERLRSDVTIKLKFLEENKVKVMHKQLLLFHNAISAYFAGNQQQLEQTLIQFNVKLKPPGSDKPSWLEEQ, encoded by the exons ATGGCAGACAGTATCATGAGCAAAGCTGCTACCATGGAGATCCCCATTAACAGCAATGGAGATACAGGGACTCTGCCAGAGGATGACAGCCTGGAGCAGGTCAGTTGGTCacattttttctct GATTTGCAGCAGGTGATGGTGTCTGGACCCAACCTGAATGAAACCAGCATTGTTTCAGGAGGTTATGGAGGACCTGCAGGGGGCATCATTCCTACCAGCTCCATCAAAG GGTCATCGAACCATAACACTAGTAATTCGGCTGAAGAAGTTTCTCGGGGTGTGGCGGTGGAGAAATTGGACAGTGTAAAGAAATGGGGTATAAACACATACAAG TGTACGAAGCAGATGTTCTCAGAGAGGTTTGGACGAGGTTCGCGAACAGTAGACCTGGAACTGGAGGCTCAGATTGACGTGTTAAGAGACACCAAGAACAAGTATGAAAACATCCTAAGACTGGCCACTGCACTCACCAGTCATTTTCAAAGCATGGTACAGACACAACAGGCACTAGGAGACACCTTCACTGACCTCAGCCAGAAGTCTCCAGAGTTGCAG gacgAGTTTGGCTataatgcagaaacacaaaagctGTTGTGTAAGAATGGCGAGGCTCTGCTCGGAGCCATCAACTTCTTTGTGTCCAGTGTCGACACCCTGGTCAACAAAACAATGGAGGATACTCTGATGACCATTAAGCATTATGAAAACGCAAG ACTTGAGTTTGATGCCTATCGGTCTGATCTGGAGGAGCTGAGTTTGGGCCCTAGGGATGCAGCTACCATGGTCCGCATTGAGATGGCTCAGCATGACTACCAGATCCACAGAGACAAATATGAGAGACTGCGTAGTGATGTCACGATCAAGCTTAAATTCCTGGAGGAAAACAAG gtgAAGGTGATGCACAAGCAGCTGCTTCTCTTCCACAATGCTATCTCAGCTTACTTTGCTGGCAACCAGCAGCAGTTGGAACAAACTCTAATACAGTTCAATGTAAAGTTAAAGCCCCCAGGATCAGACAAGCCATCCTGGCTGGAGGAGCAGTAA
- the LOC139285296 gene encoding arfaptin-2-like isoform X4 — protein sequence MADSIMSKAATMEIPINSNGDTGTLPEDDSLEQDLQQVMVSGPNLNETSIVSGGYGGPAGGIIPTSSIKGSSNHNTSNSAEEVSRGVAVEKLDSVKKWGINTYKCTKQMFSERFGRGSRTVDLELEAQIDVLRDTKNKYENILRLATALTSHFQSMVQTQQALGDTFTDLSQKSPELQDEFGYNAETQKLLCKNGEALLGAINFFVSSVDTLVNKTMEDTLMTIKHYENARLEFDAYRSDLEELSLGPRDAATMVRIEMAQHDYQIHRDKYERLRSDVTIKLKFLEENKVKVMHKQLLLFHNAISAYFAGNQQQLEQTLIQFNVKLKPPGSDKPSWLEEQ from the exons ATGGCAGACAGTATCATGAGCAAAGCTGCTACCATGGAGATCCCCATTAACAGCAATGGAGATACAGGGACTCTGCCAGAGGATGACAGCCTGGAGCAG GATTTGCAGCAGGTGATGGTGTCTGGACCCAACCTGAATGAAACCAGCATTGTTTCAGGAGGTTATGGAGGACCTGCAGGGGGCATCATTCCTACCAGCTCCATCAAAG GGTCATCGAACCATAACACTAGTAATTCGGCTGAAGAAGTTTCTCGGGGTGTGGCGGTGGAGAAATTGGACAGTGTAAAGAAATGGGGTATAAACACATACAAG TGTACGAAGCAGATGTTCTCAGAGAGGTTTGGACGAGGTTCGCGAACAGTAGACCTGGAACTGGAGGCTCAGATTGACGTGTTAAGAGACACCAAGAACAAGTATGAAAACATCCTAAGACTGGCCACTGCACTCACCAGTCATTTTCAAAGCATGGTACAGACACAACAGGCACTAGGAGACACCTTCACTGACCTCAGCCAGAAGTCTCCAGAGTTGCAG gacgAGTTTGGCTataatgcagaaacacaaaagctGTTGTGTAAGAATGGCGAGGCTCTGCTCGGAGCCATCAACTTCTTTGTGTCCAGTGTCGACACCCTGGTCAACAAAACAATGGAGGATACTCTGATGACCATTAAGCATTATGAAAACGCAAG ACTTGAGTTTGATGCCTATCGGTCTGATCTGGAGGAGCTGAGTTTGGGCCCTAGGGATGCAGCTACCATGGTCCGCATTGAGATGGCTCAGCATGACTACCAGATCCACAGAGACAAATATGAGAGACTGCGTAGTGATGTCACGATCAAGCTTAAATTCCTGGAGGAAAACAAG gtgAAGGTGATGCACAAGCAGCTGCTTCTCTTCCACAATGCTATCTCAGCTTACTTTGCTGGCAACCAGCAGCAGTTGGAACAAACTCTAATACAGTTCAATGTAAAGTTAAAGCCCCCAGGATCAGACAAGCCATCCTGGCTGGAGGAGCAGTAA
- the LOC139285296 gene encoding arfaptin-2-like isoform X6 encodes MADSIMSKAATMEIPINSNGDTGTLPEDDSLEQDLQQVMVSGPNLNETSIVSGGYGGPAGGIIPTSSIKEVSRGVAVEKLDSVKKWGINTYKCTKQMFSERFGRGSRTVDLELEAQIDVLRDTKNKYENILRLATALTSHFQSMVQTQQALGDTFTDLSQKSPELQDEFGYNAETQKLLCKNGEALLGAINFFVSSVDTLVNKTMEDTLMTIKHYENARLEFDAYRSDLEELSLGPRDAATMVRIEMAQHDYQIHRDKYERLRSDVTIKLKFLEENKVKVMHKQLLLFHNAISAYFAGNQQQLEQTLIQFNVKLKPPGSDKPSWLEEQ; translated from the exons ATGGCAGACAGTATCATGAGCAAAGCTGCTACCATGGAGATCCCCATTAACAGCAATGGAGATACAGGGACTCTGCCAGAGGATGACAGCCTGGAGCAG GATTTGCAGCAGGTGATGGTGTCTGGACCCAACCTGAATGAAACCAGCATTGTTTCAGGAGGTTATGGAGGACCTGCAGGGGGCATCATTCCTACCAGCTCCATCAAAG AAGTTTCTCGGGGTGTGGCGGTGGAGAAATTGGACAGTGTAAAGAAATGGGGTATAAACACATACAAG TGTACGAAGCAGATGTTCTCAGAGAGGTTTGGACGAGGTTCGCGAACAGTAGACCTGGAACTGGAGGCTCAGATTGACGTGTTAAGAGACACCAAGAACAAGTATGAAAACATCCTAAGACTGGCCACTGCACTCACCAGTCATTTTCAAAGCATGGTACAGACACAACAGGCACTAGGAGACACCTTCACTGACCTCAGCCAGAAGTCTCCAGAGTTGCAG gacgAGTTTGGCTataatgcagaaacacaaaagctGTTGTGTAAGAATGGCGAGGCTCTGCTCGGAGCCATCAACTTCTTTGTGTCCAGTGTCGACACCCTGGTCAACAAAACAATGGAGGATACTCTGATGACCATTAAGCATTATGAAAACGCAAG ACTTGAGTTTGATGCCTATCGGTCTGATCTGGAGGAGCTGAGTTTGGGCCCTAGGGATGCAGCTACCATGGTCCGCATTGAGATGGCTCAGCATGACTACCAGATCCACAGAGACAAATATGAGAGACTGCGTAGTGATGTCACGATCAAGCTTAAATTCCTGGAGGAAAACAAG gtgAAGGTGATGCACAAGCAGCTGCTTCTCTTCCACAATGCTATCTCAGCTTACTTTGCTGGCAACCAGCAGCAGTTGGAACAAACTCTAATACAGTTCAATGTAAAGTTAAAGCCCCCAGGATCAGACAAGCCATCCTGGCTGGAGGAGCAGTAA
- the LOC139285296 gene encoding arfaptin-2-like isoform X5 produces the protein MADSIMSKAATMEIPINSNGDTGTLPEDDSLEQDLQQVMVSGPNLNETSIVSGGYGGPAGGIIPTSSIKGSSNHNTSNSAEEVSRGVAVEKLDSVKKWGINTYKCTKQMFSERFGRGSRTVDLELEAQIDVLRDTKNKYENILRLATALTSHFQSMVQTQQALGDTFTDLSQKSPELQDEFGYNAETQKLLCKNGEALLGAINFFVSSVDTLVNKTMEDTLMTIKHYENARLEFDAYRSDLEELSLGPRDAATMVRIEMAQHDYQIHRDKYERLRSDVTIKLKFLEENKVMHKQLLLFHNAISAYFAGNQQQLEQTLIQFNVKLKPPGSDKPSWLEEQ, from the exons ATGGCAGACAGTATCATGAGCAAAGCTGCTACCATGGAGATCCCCATTAACAGCAATGGAGATACAGGGACTCTGCCAGAGGATGACAGCCTGGAGCAG GATTTGCAGCAGGTGATGGTGTCTGGACCCAACCTGAATGAAACCAGCATTGTTTCAGGAGGTTATGGAGGACCTGCAGGGGGCATCATTCCTACCAGCTCCATCAAAG GGTCATCGAACCATAACACTAGTAATTCGGCTGAAGAAGTTTCTCGGGGTGTGGCGGTGGAGAAATTGGACAGTGTAAAGAAATGGGGTATAAACACATACAAG TGTACGAAGCAGATGTTCTCAGAGAGGTTTGGACGAGGTTCGCGAACAGTAGACCTGGAACTGGAGGCTCAGATTGACGTGTTAAGAGACACCAAGAACAAGTATGAAAACATCCTAAGACTGGCCACTGCACTCACCAGTCATTTTCAAAGCATGGTACAGACACAACAGGCACTAGGAGACACCTTCACTGACCTCAGCCAGAAGTCTCCAGAGTTGCAG gacgAGTTTGGCTataatgcagaaacacaaaagctGTTGTGTAAGAATGGCGAGGCTCTGCTCGGAGCCATCAACTTCTTTGTGTCCAGTGTCGACACCCTGGTCAACAAAACAATGGAGGATACTCTGATGACCATTAAGCATTATGAAAACGCAAG ACTTGAGTTTGATGCCTATCGGTCTGATCTGGAGGAGCTGAGTTTGGGCCCTAGGGATGCAGCTACCATGGTCCGCATTGAGATGGCTCAGCATGACTACCAGATCCACAGAGACAAATATGAGAGACTGCGTAGTGATGTCACGATCAAGCTTAAATTCCTGGAGGAAAACAAG GTGATGCACAAGCAGCTGCTTCTCTTCCACAATGCTATCTCAGCTTACTTTGCTGGCAACCAGCAGCAGTTGGAACAAACTCTAATACAGTTCAATGTAAAGTTAAAGCCCCCAGGATCAGACAAGCCATCCTGGCTGGAGGAGCAGTAA
- the LOC139285296 gene encoding arfaptin-2-like isoform X7, with the protein MCPLLCLMAMRSVIIKSYPKCTKQMFSERFGRGSRTVDLELEAQIDVLRDTKNKYENILRLATALTSHFQSMVQTQQALGDTFTDLSQKSPELQDEFGYNAETQKLLCKNGEALLGAINFFVSSVDTLVNKTMEDTLMTIKHYENARLEFDAYRSDLEELSLGPRDAATMVRIEMAQHDYQIHRDKYERLRSDVTIKLKFLEENKVKVMHKQLLLFHNAISAYFAGNQQQLEQTLIQFNVKLKPPGSDKPSWLEEQ; encoded by the exons AGTGTACGAAGCAGATGTTCTCAGAGAGGTTTGGACGAGGTTCGCGAACAGTAGACCTGGAACTGGAGGCTCAGATTGACGTGTTAAGAGACACCAAGAACAAGTATGAAAACATCCTAAGACTGGCCACTGCACTCACCAGTCATTTTCAAAGCATGGTACAGACACAACAGGCACTAGGAGACACCTTCACTGACCTCAGCCAGAAGTCTCCAGAGTTGCAG gacgAGTTTGGCTataatgcagaaacacaaaagctGTTGTGTAAGAATGGCGAGGCTCTGCTCGGAGCCATCAACTTCTTTGTGTCCAGTGTCGACACCCTGGTCAACAAAACAATGGAGGATACTCTGATGACCATTAAGCATTATGAAAACGCAAG ACTTGAGTTTGATGCCTATCGGTCTGATCTGGAGGAGCTGAGTTTGGGCCCTAGGGATGCAGCTACCATGGTCCGCATTGAGATGGCTCAGCATGACTACCAGATCCACAGAGACAAATATGAGAGACTGCGTAGTGATGTCACGATCAAGCTTAAATTCCTGGAGGAAAACAAG gtgAAGGTGATGCACAAGCAGCTGCTTCTCTTCCACAATGCTATCTCAGCTTACTTTGCTGGCAACCAGCAGCAGTTGGAACAAACTCTAATACAGTTCAATGTAAAGTTAAAGCCCCCAGGATCAGACAAGCCATCCTGGCTGGAGGAGCAGTAA